AGGGCCACCGTGCCCGACAGAACCCAGCTCCCGGACCGGTGCGGGTTCTCACCACCAAAGACGGAGCAGACGGCCACCCCAGCCTCCACTCCAGCCAGCCACGGCCTCCCCACTCACGCGTGCCCTCTTGCCTGCCAGGTCCTGGCCTCTGCCTCGGGCCGCAGCAGCACGACCGCCCATTGTCAGATCCGCGTCTGGGACGTGTCTGGCGGCCTCTGCCAGCATCTCATTTTCCCCCATAGCACCACCGTGCTCGCCCTGGCCTTCTCACCAGATGACAGGCTTCTTGTCACACTGGGTCAGTGGGAGGGAGGGCGGAGGCCAGGGGCTTCCCTAGACCCCGGGGGGGCTGCACCTGTGCACCTGACGCGGCTGCTCTGTGTCCTTCCCAGGGGACCACGATGGCCACACCCTCGCCCTATGGGGCACGGCCACCTATGACCTCGTGTCCTCCACCCGCCTCCCAGAGCCGGTGCATGGCGTGGCCTTCAACCCCTGGGACGCCGGCGAGCTCACCTGTGTGGGCCAGGGCACTGTCACCTTCTGGCTCCTTCAGCAGCGCGGGGCAGACATCAGCCTTCAGGTGCCACCCGTTTGGCGTTTGGGCCCAGGGGTGGTTTTGTGGGGTGGAATCTGCCTGCGCCCCGGGACACTGCTGACCCATGGCCACTCTCATACTTTGCCAGGTGCGTCGAGAGCCGGTCCCAGAGGCAGTGGGGGCTGGAGAGCTGACCTCGCTCTGCTACGGGGCACCCCCCCTGCTCTATTGTGGCACCAGCTCTGGCCAGGTCTGTGTCTGGGACACGCGTGCCGGCCGCTGCTTCCTGTCCTGGGAGGCGGACGACGGTGGCATTGGTGAGTGCCCCGCAGAAGCCCTGTGGCCCTCAGGACCCCTACCTGGGATCCTCAGAGCTGGGGCAGAGGCCTCATCTGCAGCCCTGGCGTCCGGGCAGCCTTGTGACCCAGGGCCTCTGGGAAGGTAGCCGTGGCCCCTTATGGCTCCTCCTGCCCCTAGGGCTGTTGCTGTTCTCGGGTTCTCGATTGGTCAGTGGCAGCAGCACGGGGCGGCTGCGCCTGTGGGCCGTGGGGGCTGTGTCAGAGCTGAGGTGCAAGGGCTCAGGCGCCAGGTGAGCTGTTCACCCCTACGTGTTTTGACTGCAGGTGGGTGTTGGTGTCCCTGACTGGGGCTTGCAGCCAGTGCCCCGCCCCCCCAAAGGCCGCTCTGCAGACCGGCGGCCTGCTAGCCCCTCCAAGGGACAGGCTTGGGTGTGGCCTGGGCCTCACTGGCTGCTGTCGAGTACAGGCACGGGCCCAGAAGCCGCAGCTCCACGGGCTTTCTCTTCTTCCACCGGGAGGGCACAGCCAGGTCCCGAGACGCAATGCTGAGGGCCCTGCCTCGGCTGGGGACCCAGCTGGCTCTTGTCGTCGGCCTTGAGGCCCACTGTTCTCTCCTTCCCTGCACCCTCAGGTCCAGTTCTGTGTTCATGGAACATGAGCTGGTGCTGGATGGGGCTGTGGTGAGCGCCAGCTTCGATGACAGCATGGACATGGGCATCGTGGGCACCACGGCGGGCACGCTCTGGTTTGTCAGCTGGGCCGAGGGCACCAGCACGCGCCTCATCAGTGGCCACAGGAGCAAGGTGAGGGACTTCCAGCCTGGATGGAGGCGGGGCAGCCGAACCTGGTGCCCTCCCTGCCTGCCGGCTCCATCTCCACCAGCCCAGATGATTCCAAGTCCTGCCGTCACTGGCTCGCAGCGGCCGCCTTGGGGTTCCCAGCGGGGAAGTCTTGGGTGTGCACGCCCCTCAAAGCCGTCCCGGTTGTGTCTGCACCAGCGAGCCGCCTGGCAGGCCTTGCAGGTCTTCTCAAACCGTCCTTTCCCTGCTATTGCTttgcgtttttttgtttgtttgttttttgttttttgtaattgTCAAAGAAATCACATcagtccgggcgtggtggtttgtgcctgtaatcccagcactctgggaggccgaggcaggtggatcacctgaggtcaggagctcgagaccagcctggtcaacatggtgaaatcccatctctactgaaaatacaaaaattagccgggcctcttgatgtatacctgtaatcccagctactctggaggctgagacaggagaatcgcttgaacccaggaggcagaggttgcagtgaaccaagattgcaccactgcactccagcctgggcgacagagtgagactccatctcaaaggaaaaaaaaagatgaaaaacccCACATCGTCTGTCCCCACACCTCCCATAGACTGGCTTTGCTGACTCAGTCTCATGGGATTGTTCCCTGAGGCTCAAGAGGTCAGGAGGCCCAGGTAGCTACTGGGTCAAGTTCTGCTCTCTCTGGGTCAGGTCTGGTCAGGTTCTGGTTGGTGTTGGGTCCAGTCCTGTAAGGCCCAGCTCTGGCCTGCAGCCTCCTGGTGCTGGAGCTGCGTCTCCAAGAAGCACACAGCACTCATCTCTCTGGGACCTCCTGGTCTGGAAGCTCCATGGCCTCATGGGGTTGGGGCAGCCACCATGTCGCCCCCTCACCCGCCAGCTGCAGCCTTAGGAGAGGTGGCCTCCTGGGCGGAATTGGGGCAGCAGGACAGGTGCCAGTCCTTCCCCTGCTGGACCAGGTTTCTGGCGTGGCGTTGGTCTAGCAGCCGTGGCCATGGGCTTCCTCCTGTGGGTGTAAGAGCTCTGCGTGTGGTCAGCTGGGCCCCACGGGATTGATTGTTCCTTGATGCCGAATCCCATCATCCAGTTGCCCCTTGCTTCTTTCTTTAGAAACCTGTCTTTAGTATTTGGAGATGACGATAGCCAGCAAAGAAAGTTGAGTTTGAGACAGGTGAGGGTTGTTTACTTTTCTGGAAGCAGGTTTGTTGAGGTGTAGTTGTCACAGCACGAGCTCTGTGTGTTTCAGGGGGTGGCTATCGGCATATTGAGCAGCTGTGGAGCTAGAGGAAACCCCATGTGTGCCTGTTCCTCGGTCACTCCCCGTttcccacctccccagcccctggcaaccactgagtGGCTTTCTGTGTCTGGGTTTTCCTGTTCAGGATATTCTGTAGGAACTGGCTCACCTGGCTTCTCACCCTGAGCATGGTTTCCAGGGTCATCCCGGCCGCTGTGTGTGCCAAGCCAGTCATCCCTCTTTATGGCCAAATACTGTTGCATTGTACGGATAGATCATGTGTGTGTCCATCCACCAGGGCCGGGAAATTCGGCCTGAGTCCGTGACCTGAGCCTGTGACCTGAGCCCGTGGTCACTGGTGGCCTTCCTGTGACGTGGAAGTGCGAGGAATTCTGGGCCCCGCCTGTGTGGTTCTGCCTGGGCGGTTCTGCCTGGGCCTGGACTTCGCCGTTTGCTTGGAGGGCCCAGGGCCCTCCCGGGGAGATGGACTGAGCTGTCCTGGCCTGGGCGGTTCTGCCTGGGCCTGGACTTCGCCGTTTGCTTGGAGGGCCCAGGGCCCTCCCGGGGAGATGGACTGAGCTGTCCTGGCCTGGGCGGTTCTGCCTGGGCCTGGACTTCGCCGTTTGCTTGGAGGGCCCAGGGCCCTCCCGGGGAGATGGACTGAGCTGTCCTGGCCTGGGCGGTTCTGCCTGGGCCTGGACTTCGCCGTTTGCTTGGAGGGCCCAGGGCCCTCCCGGGGAGATGGACTGAGCTGTCCTGGCCTGGGCGGTTCTGCCTGGGCCTGGACTTCGCCGTTTGCTTGGAGGTCCCAGGGCCCTCCCGGGGAGATGGACTGAGCTGTCCTGGCCTGGGCGGTTCTGCCTGGGCCTGGACTTCGCCGTTTGCTTGGAGGGCCCAGGGCCCTCCCGGGGAGATGGACTGAGCTGTCCTGGCCTGAGTCCCTGCAGTCCCTCATTGCTCAGCtgaactgaattttattttattttattttttttgagacggagtttcttgtcgcccaggctggagtgcagtggcatgatcttggctcactgcaagctccgcctcccgggttcacgccattctcctgtctccgcctccgaagtagctgggactacaggcgcccgccaccacgcccggctaattttttgtatttttagtagagtcggggtttcaccgtgttagccaggatggtctcgatctcctgaccccgtgatccgcccgcctcagcctcccaaagggctgggattacaggcatgggccaccgcgcctggctgaactgatttttttttaatgaagtgcaTCGTGTTCCCACTTGCACTTAAAGTTCACATTTGGTGCCAGGCTGTATCGCTTCCTCTAACTGGTGAGTGGCACCTGTGTCTCCTTTCTGCCAGTCCAGCAGTGCCAGCTGTCAGCGGCACCTGCATAATGACACGTCTGCATTTCCCCCCAATCGGCGTGCAGCAGTTTTGGGAGGAGGAATGCGACTGCATGGcgtgctcgctgcaacctcagtCTGCAGCCTGCTAGGGACGCACGGCCACACTCCTGTCTTTCAGCCTCAGTCTGCAGCCTGCTAGGGACTCACGACCACGCTCCTGTCTTTGAGGTGCTGTCAGAACAGCTTTCTCCTCGGTATCCCGCCGGGTTTGACTGGCTAGTGGGCTTGCTTTGGTTTGGACTCACCCAGATCTAGTGCAGGGACACACACGGAGGCCAGCACTGCTCCTTTCCGCCATGTGGAGTTGGCCGGGGCCAGAGGCACATGCTCTGGTTTGGACAGCCCGGCCCTGGGGGCTGGAATAGGAAATGCCTGCGTCCCTTTCCCCTGCCCAGAGGCCAACACCCCCAGCCTAGCTACGGCTTCCCCCAGGTGAACGAGGTGGTCTTCAGCCCCGGGGAGTCCCACTGCGCCACATGCAGTGAGGATGGGAGTGTGCGGGTGTGGGCCTTGGCCAGCATGGAGCTTGTGATCCAGTTCCAGGTGCTGAACCAGGTGTGTGGGGAGTGCCCAGGCCGGGGGCAGGATGGGGGCCTGCTCGGTGGGGGGCCTGGCATGGGTGGGGCCGCCTCCTCCCTCTGGCCTGGGTGTGTGTCCCCAGGGCCCCTGTGAGTGCTGAAGTTTCCCCACTGTGGGTCCCCAGAGCTGCCTCTGCCTGGCATGGAGCCCCCCGTGCTGTGGCCGCCCTGAGCAGCAGCGGCTAGCGGCCGGCTATGGTGACGGCTCCCTGCGCATCTTCAGCGTCTCCCGCACAGCCATGGAGCTCAAGATGCACCCCCACCCGGTGGCGCTGACCACTGTTGCCTTCTCCACCGATGGTGAGGAGTTGGGTGTGTGGGGGATGGTGCCGTCCTGACCTGGCCCAGGTCCAGTCTCTGGGCTGGGGGCTCACAGGGTGACGGCATGGTCCCAGGTCAGACTGTCCTCTCTGGAGACAAGGATGGGCTCGTGGCTGTGAGCCACCCCCGCACAGGGACAACCTTCCGTGTGCTGAGTGACCACCAGGGCGCCCCAATCTCTACCATCTGTGTCACGTGCAAAGAGGTAAAGCAGCCCCAAGAGCTGGGGAGAGGGGGCCGGGGTGCTGGTGGGGGCAGGCACCATCTTGGCAGAAGGCACCTATCTGCCCTCACGCACTCCATTCCCAGTGTGAAGACTTAGGGGTGGAGGGCACAGACCTATGGCTGGCTGCCAGTGGGGACCAGCGGGTCAGCGTCTGGGCCTCCGACTGGCTGCGGAACCGCTGTGAGCTTGTGGACTGGTTGAGTTTCCCAATGCCTGCCACCACGGAGGTAAACCATGCTCCTGGCACTGTGGGTGGGGCTGGTACCCATCCACCCCACCACAGCATGCTGCGCCTTTGCAGACTCAGGGCCACCTGCCACCGTCCCTCGCTGCCTTCTGCCCTTGGGATGGGGCGCTCCTGATGTACGTGGGCCCCGGTGTTTACAAGGAGGTGATCATCTACAACCTCTGCCAGAAGCAGGTACACGCAGCTGCCCGCGTGTCACTGGGAGCCCCAGGGATCCAGGGTGGTGGGTGGGGCCTGGCTGAGCCCTGAGCCCACAGGCCTGGAGCCTCACGCTGGCTGCTCACAGGTGGTGGAGAAGATACCACTGCCCTTTTTTGCCATGTCCCTGAGCCTGTCCCCCGGGACCCACCTCCTGGCTGTTGGCTTTGCTGGTGAGTGCTGGTGGATGCAGTTTGGGCCTGTCTTAGGTGGGGGCCAAGTGGGCTGACTGGTGCCCTGCTCCAAGACAGGTGCCTCACCTGTGCCCCGGGCTCCTCGTCTCTGGGGTGGGGTGAGGACATCTGCCCTAGAGAGAGCGTCCTGGGATCAGGAGACGATGAGGTAGGTGAGGAACCAGGCACAgcgcccagcacagggcctgaaTGCACGGGTGGCAGCGACTTTTAAGGAGGGAACTGGCCCAGCTGCAGGCCGACAGCCTGGCAGTGATGGACCCCCTAGTCCCAGTGGCACATGGAGGGCACAGCCAGGAGCCCTTTTAGCACCAGCTCCCCCGACCAGCATCATGCCCAGTGGGGACAGTCTGGGTGGGTTGGGGGAGCCCTCTGAGTgctgcctggccctggccctggcccaccTGCACCGTCTACCCACAGAGTGCATGCTGAGGCTGGTAGACTGTGCCATGGGGACTGCGCAAGACTTTGCCGGCCACGACAATGCAGTGCACCTGTGCAGGTTTACACCGTCTGCCAGGCTGCTCTTCACGGCCGCCCGCAACGAGATCCTTGTGTGGGAGGTCCCCGGCCGCTGAGATGCAGCAGGgactgtggtggtgggcatcacGCCTGGTCACGCCAGGCACCTGGACACAGGCTTGGCAGAGGTGCCAGGTTGTCAATGGCCTCATGCTGGGACAGGCCAGGATTCATGTAAATCGCCTGGAGCAAGCTGTTGTAAATTTGGCGACCTGTAAATACTTTAATACCTGTTGCCGTTTTGCTTAAGAAATCCTTAATGTTTCTATCTTGTAATAAACATGGGCATTTATTGCATTATTGCTGCATTGTTGCACTGGCTGTCTCTGGTCACTCCTGGCCTGAGCTCAGCCTCTGCCCGTCCCTTAATCGGCTGTTTGTCAAGGCCCCTGTGGTGCCGTGAAGCAGTGGCCGGTCGGCCTGCCAGGGCGCCAGGAGCCTGCGCTGCCCGCCGTGGCCGGCGCGTCCACGCGGTGGCGCGCCGCACAGCCTGTCCGCTCTGGCCCGCCCGGCTCGCTGGTGCGGCTGTGCGGGCGGGGCCGGAAGTGTGGGGCCCCGCGGGGCCGAGAACCGGAAGTGCGGGGCGGGCGCGGGGGCAGAGCGAAAGGCTTGAGGACCAGGTCGGGGCCGGGTTCCTGGTCGGGGAGCGGCTCCGGGCGGCAGCCATGAGGCGGGACGTGCGCATCCTGTTACTGGGCGAGGGTAGGCGCCGGCCCGGGGGTCTCGGAGCTGCGGCGGCCGTGACGCGGGGTGAGGGTCTCGGGGGTCGGGGGGCGCCGTGACCTTGGCCCTCGCGCTGACCGCCTCGCCCCGCGCAGCCCAGGTGGGGAAGACGTCGCTGATCCTGTCCCTGGTGGGCGAGGAGTTCCCCGAGGAGGTAAGGGGCACGCCCGCCGCGGGGGTGGGAGCGGGCCCAGCCGGGGGTCCCTGGTGAGCGCGCGGGTCCCTTGCAGGTCCCTCCCCGCGCGGAGGAGATCACGATCCCCGCGGACGTCACCCCGGAGAAGGTGCCCACCCACATCGTGGACTACTCAGGTAGCGACCGTAGCCTCCCGGGGGCCCGGCCCGCAGCGGTCCGGCGGGCCTGCTGGGTCCGCAGTGGAGTCTCTTTGTCCCCCTAGAAGCCGAGCAGACGGACGAGGAGCTGCGGGAGGAGATCCACAAGGTACCCGTGGTGCGCGGGACGAGGGAGGGGCTGGGCGCGGGCTCGGCCTAATCCGCTTCGCAGGCTGGGGGATTGGACCGAGGTGCTCAGGGTGTCCTTGTCCCTGATAATTCTGTGACCTCCGCACTGAGGGTTGTTGGGGCCCCTACAGCGCACCCCGCTGGGAGCCGGCACCGCTCAGGCCAGTGGTGCTCCAAGGATAACAGGACCCTTCCCCGCgggctctccctccctcctgccggGGTGGCAGCAGCGTTTACTCTTCCTGTGGGCTCTGTGTGCGCCACGTCCCCGTGCTGTGTGCTCCAGCCCACCGTCCCGGCCTCCGGGCACCCGGAGCTCCCAGTACCAGAGCACGTGTGCCGGCGACATCTCCAGGCAAGGGCACAGGACACAGCCACCCAGGGCAGCCCCTGCTGTTGGCACCCCTCACTGCGGTCCTGTCACTCTGTCTGTAGCGAGGGGGGAGGCAGGGGCCAAGGCGGCTGTCTTGCAGGGTGTTGGGTTGCAGGTGTGGCCGTGTCTGTCCTGAGCCCTCTGCTCTAAGACTCTTGCCGACGACAGTTATGCTTCTGGGGCCTGGTGTCCCTGCACTGGCAGTGGGCGGGGAAGAGGCTTCTCTGAGGGTTCAGcagcagctcccagtgtgacACTGGGGAGTGCCTGCTCTGCCAACACCAGGCTGGAGGCAGGTTTTAGGGAAGGCTGGGCTTTCCCGGCCTCAGAGCTGCACCCCATGCTACCCGTGAGCCTCTGGGGCCTCCTGGAGCCTCGAGATGGCGTGGAACGGCCAGGGTCGTCGGTGGTGAGCCAGCAGCCCTGTCACCCACATCTCATCACTGTTCCCTCAGGCAAacgtggtgtgtgtggtgtatgacGTCTCTGAGGAGGCCACCATTGAGAAGGTGAGCCCTCAGTGCAGATCCCAACAGCAGAGACACAGTGGCCGGTGGTGGCCCAGGTGGACCCTCACCCAACCCGTGGCCAGTGCCATCGCTCACAGCATTTTGGGGAGCCTGACGTGGAGTTGCCTGACGTGGAGTCACCCGGCCCTCTCCtgtgatcccacttcccctgagaGGGTCTGGGACGTCCCGCACTCTGAGCCATTTAGGCTGGCAGCCCTCTTTCTTCCCCAGTTTCCAAACCCCCGGGGGGGACCCGCAGAGGGCCTGCATTGGGGGCGGCCCTAGGCTTGGGCCCCAGTGACTTGGGGGTGTTTGGGAGCCATTGGGGTCAGACAGATGAGGCTGCACCTGCTGCCTGCCTTCTCCCACCAGCTTTGTTCCTGTGGCCGGGACTTGGGCCCTCAGTGGGCCTTGACCTCCCCCTTCTGCTCTCCCCCAGCCAGGCTCGTGCTCCAGCTGGGAGCCATGTGCCCGCGGGCAGCCTCACCTCACAGCCAGGCTTTGCTTTTCAGATTCGAACTAAGTGGATCCCACTGGTGAATGGGGGGACCACGCGGGGGCCCAGGTAATGAGGGGGATGTGGAAGGGGCTGGGACCCCCGGCTCCCCTGCCCCTGGTGACCATGGGCCTTCAACCCAGGGTGCCCATCATCCTAGTGGGCAACAAGTCAGACCTGCGGTCGGGGAGCTCCATGGAGGCCGTGCTCCCCATCATGAGCCAGTTTCCCGAGATCGAGACCTGCGTGGAGGTGAGTAGGTCCCAGGCAGGGCCTCCTCCTTCATTCCTTGTGTCCTCAGTCGGTGCCCTCCTCGGGGCACTTCCCTGAGGCTGTTCCCACTTTCCCAGTGTTCGGCCAAGAACCTGAGGAACATCTCAGAGCTGTTCTACTATGCCCAGAAGGCCGTCCTGCACCCCACAGCCCCCCTCTATGACCCTGAGGCCAAGCAGGTGAGCATCCACTGGGGCCCCGCACACTGGTTCCCCAGGGGCCCAGGGGGTGCTAGGTGGGGCGGTGTGGCGGGTCGGCGTGGGTCACCTGAGGGTGCTGAGCCAACATCCCCACAGTTGAGGCCCGCGTGTGCCCAGGCGCTGACGCGCATCTTCAGGCTCTCAGATCAGGACCTGGACCAGGCGCTCAGTGACGAAGAGCTCAACGCTTTCCAGGTGTGCCCCCGCCCCACCCTCGGTGCCCAGCCCCCTTGAACCTCCGCTGCCGTTAGTGACTGGAACGGGCCGTCTCCGGGTGGCTGGCTGACTCCCAACAACGTTCTCTCGGAAGCAGAAATCCTGCTTTGGGCACCCCCTGGCCCCGCAGGCCCTAGAGGACGTGAAGACCGTGGTGTGCAGGAACGTGGCGGGCGGCGTGTGGGAGGACCGGCTGACCCTGGATGGTGAGGCCGGGTGCCCGCCTGTGCctggggagtggggggagggggctgtGCCTGGTGCTCCCCCTGCTCTGTCTCGGTGCAGGTTTCCTCTTCCTGAACACGCTCTTCATCCAGCGCGGCCGGCACGAGACCACGTGGACCATCCTGCGGCGCTTCGGCTATAGCGACGCCCTGGAGCTGACTGCCGACTATCTCTCCCCTCCGTGAGTGACGCTGGGGCTTGAGGCCTGCCCTCCCCGAGGGTCAGGAGCTGACTGCCGACTATCTCTCCCCTCCGTGAGTGACGCCAGGGCTTGAGGCCTGCCCTCCCTGAGGGTCAGCGAAGGTCTCGCTCAGCAGGCCGTCTGGGGTCGTGCCCTTGCCTGGCTGTGCCCTGAACCCCTCAGCATTCACAGAGCTCTGAGTCGGGGGGGCTGGCCCCTTGCCAACCCCGCGCGCGTGGCTTGTTCACCCTGTTGGGGTCGGCAGCTTGGGGTGTGGCCTGTGGGCCTCAGCCAGGCCTCCCACGTGCTGGAGCCAGGTGGGCACCCTCCTCCCCTATCGCAGCTGCAAGGTTGGGGGCGTACAGGAGCTTCTGGGTCTTGTAGGGAGGGTCCAGCTGCACAGACGGGGCTGGCAGGGTGACAGatgggctgagcgtggtggtgcagtCTCCTGGGAGCTAGACGGGCTGTGGCCTCCCTGCAGGATCCACGTGCCCCCCGGCTGCAGCACTGAGCTCAACCACCTTGGCTACCAGTTTGTGCAGAGAGTGTTTGAGAAGCACGACCAGGTGAGAGCATGGCgactcccctgcccctgcccccgccccctccccggcACACACATCACTGCATCCCTCCTTCTGCAGGACCGTGACGGCGCCCTCTCGCCCGTGGAGCTGCAAAGCCTTTTCAGCGTGTTCCCAGCAGCCCCCTGGGGCCCTGAGCTCCCACGCACAGTCCGCACAGAGGCCGGCCGGTTGCCCCTGCACGGATACCTCTGCCAGTGGACGTAAGTGCGGCCCACACCATGCCCGCCTGCCGCACCACCCTCCCCACCATAACACTGTGCCTGCCTCCCGCCCACCCCCAGCCTGGTGACCTACCTGGACGTCCGGAGCTGCCTTGGGCACCTAGGCTACCTGGGCTACCCCACCCTCTGTGAGCAGGACTCCCAGGCCCATGCCATCACAGGTAGGCACCCACCCTCCCTGGGCCTGGGCCCAGCATCCTGGCAGCTGCCCTAACCCGTGTCTATCCTCACAGTCACCCGTGAGAAGAGGCTGGACCAGGAGAAGGGACAGACGCAGCGGAGCGTCCTCCTGTGCAAGGTGGTGGGGGCCCGTGGAGTGGGCAAGTCTGCCTTCCTGCAGGCCTTCCTCGGCCGCGGCCTGGGGGTAAGCACCCTAGACTCCCCCACCATCCCAGGGActccaggggcagggcagggcaatcTGGGGGGGCACTGCAGCCAGCGAGTGTCAGGACTTCACCTCCCTCAGCACCAGGACACGAGGGAGCAGCCTCCCGGCTACGCCATCGACACAGTGCAGGTCAACGGGCAGGAGAAGTACTTGATCGTGAGTGCTGGGGCGGCGCGGCCTGTGCCCGAGGGCGGACCCGGGGACACCCAGGCCTGCCTAGCAGATCTGGCCCAGCATGGCCCTAGGGGGACCGAGCCCCAGGGACCCTTCCTAAGGCCACTG
This sequence is a window from Gorilla gorilla gorilla isolate KB3781 chromosome 18, NHGRI_mGorGor1-v2.1_pri, whole genome shotgun sequence. Protein-coding genes within it:
- the RHOT2 gene encoding mitochondrial Rho GTPase 2 isoform X5, which translates into the protein MRRDVRILLLGEAQVGKTSLILSLVGEEFPEEVPPRAEEITIPADVTPEKVPTHIVDYSEAEQTDEELREEIHKANVVCVVYDVSEEATIEKIRTKWIPLVNGGTTRGPRVPIILVGNKSDLRSGSSMEAVLPIMSQFPEIETCVECSAKNLRNISELFYYAQKAVLHPTAPLYDPEAKQLRPACAQALTRIFRLSDQDLDQALSDEELNAFQQKSCFGHPLAPQALEDVKTVVCRNVAGGVWEDRLTLDGFLFLNTLFIQRGRHETTWTILRRFGYSDALELTADYLSPPIHVPPGCSTELNHLGYQFVQRVFEKHDQDRDGALSPVELQSLFSVFPAAPWGPELPRTVRTEAGRLPLHGYLCQWTLVTYLDVRSCLGHLGYLGYPTLCEQDSQAHAITVTREKRLDQEKGQTQRSVLLCKVVGARGVGKSAFLQAFLGRGLGHQDTREQPPGYAIDTVQVNGQEKYLILCEVGTDGLLATSLDAACDVACLMFDGSDPKSFAHCASVYKCHYMDGQTPCLFVSSKADLPQGVAVSGPSPAEFCHKHRLPAPVPFSCAGPAEPSTTIFTQLATMAAFPHLVHAELHPSSFWLRGLLGVVGAAVAAVLSFSLYRVLVKSQ
- the RHOT2 gene encoding mitochondrial Rho GTPase 2 isoform X3, whose translation is MRRDVRILLLGEGGEDVADPVPGGRGVPRGGPSPRGGDHDPRGRHPGEGAHPHRGLLRSRADGRGAAGGDPQAHPAGSRHRSGQWCSKDNRTLPRGLSLPPAGVAAAFTLPVGSVCATSPCCVLQPTVPASGHPELPVPEHVCRRHLQANVVCVVYDVSEEATIEKIRTKWIPLVNGGTTRGPRVPIILVGNKSDLRSGSSMEAVLPIMSQFPEIETCVECSAKNLRNISELFYYAQKAVLHPTAPLYDPEAKQALTRIFRLSDQDLDQALSDEELNAFQQKSCFGHPLAPQALEDVKTVVCRNVAGGVWEDRLTLDGFLFLNTLFIQRGRHETTWTILRRFGYSDALELTADYLSPPIHVPPGCSTELNHLGYQFVQRVFEKHDQDRDGALSPVELQSLFSVFPAAPWGPELPRTVRTEAGRLPLHGYLCQWTLVTYLDVRSCLGHLGYLGYPTLCEQDSQAHAITVTREKRLDQEKGQTQRSVLLCKVVGARGVGKSAFLQAFLGRGLGHQDTREQPPGYAIDTVQVNGQEKYLILCEVGTDGLLATSLDAACDVACLMFDGSDPKSFAHCASVYKCHYMDGQTPCLFVSSKADLPQGVAVSGPSPAEFCHKHRLPAPVPFSCAGPAEPSTTIFTQLATMAAFPHLVHAELHPSSFWLRGLLGVVGAAVAAVLSFSLYRVLVKSQ
- the RHOT2 gene encoding mitochondrial Rho GTPase 2 isoform X7 — its product is MRRDVRILLLGEAQVGKTSLILSLVGEEFPEEVPPRAEEITIPADVTPEKVPTHIVDYSEAEQTDEELREEIHKANVVCVVYDVSEEATIEKIRTKWIPLVNGGTTRGPRVPIILVGNKSDLRSGSSMEAVLPIMSQFPEIETCVECSAKNLRNISELFYYAQKAVLHPTAPLYDPEAKQALTRIFRLSDQDLDQALSDEELNAFQQKSCFGHPLAPQALEDVKTVVCRNVAGGVWEDRLTLDGFLFLNTLFIQRGRHETTWTILRRFGYSDALELTADYLSPPIHVPPGCSTELNHLGYQFVQRVFEKHDQDRDGALSPVELQSLFSVFPAAPWGPELPRTVRTEAGRLPLHGYLCQWTLVTYLDVRSCLGHLGYLGYPTLCEQDSQAHAITVTREKRLDQEKGQTQRSVLLCKVVGARGVGKSAFLQAFLGRGLGHQDTREQPPGYAIDTVQVNGQEKYLILCEVGTDGLLATSLDAACDVACLMFDGSDPKSFAHCASVYKCHYMDGQTPCLFVSSKADLPQGVAVSGPSPAEFCHKHRLPAPVPFSCAGPAEPSTTIFTQLATMAAFPHLVHAELHPSSFWLRGLLGVVGAAVAAVLSFSLYRVLVKSQ
- the RHOT2 gene encoding mitochondrial Rho GTPase 2 isoform X8, giving the protein MRRDVRILLLGEAQVGKTSLILSLVGEEFPEEVPPRAEEITIPADVTPEKVPTHIVDYSEAEQTDEELREEIHKANVVCVVYDVSEEATIEKIRTKWIPLVNGGTTRGPRVPIILVGNKSDLRSGSSMEAVLPIMSQFPEIETCVECSAKNLRNISELFYYAQKAVLHPTAPLYDPEAKQALTRIFRLSDQDLDQALSDEELNAFQKSCFGHPLAPQALEDVKTVVCRNVAGGVWEDRLTLDGFLFLNTLFIQRGRHETTWTILRRFGYSDALELTADYLSPPIHVPPGCSTELNHLGYQFVQRVFEKHDQDRDGALSPVELQSLFSVFPAAPWGPELPRTVRTEAGRLPLHGYLCQWTLVTYLDVRSCLGHLGYLGYPTLCEQDSQAHAITVTREKRLDQEKGQTQRSVLLCKVVGARGVGKSAFLQAFLGRGLGHQDTREQPPGYAIDTVQVNGQEKYLILCEVGTDGLLATSLDAACDVACLMFDGSDPKSFAHCASVYKCHYMDGQTPCLFVSSKADLPQGVAVSGPSPAEFCHKHRLPAPVPFSCAGPAEPSTTIFTQLATMAAFPHLVHAELHPSSFWLRGLLGVVGAAVAAVLSFSLYRVLVKSQ
- the RHOT2 gene encoding mitochondrial Rho GTPase 2 isoform X2, whose amino-acid sequence is MRRDVRILLLGEGGEDVADPVPGGRGVPRGGPSPRGGDHDPRGRHPGEGAHPHRGLLRSRADGRGAAGGDPQAHPAGSRHRSGQWCSKDNRTLPRGLSLPPAGVAAAFTLPVGSVCATSPCCVLQPTVPASGHPELPVPEHVCRRHLQANVVCVVYDVSEEATIEKIRTKWIPLVNGGTTRGPRVPIILVGNKSDLRSGSSMEAVLPIMSQFPEIETCVECSAKNLRNISELFYYAQKAVLHPTAPLYDPEAKQLRPACAQALTRIFRLSDQDLDQALSDEELNAFQKSCFGHPLAPQALEDVKTVVCRNVAGGVWEDRLTLDGFLFLNTLFIQRGRHETTWTILRRFGYSDALELTADYLSPPIHVPPGCSTELNHLGYQFVQRVFEKHDQDRDGALSPVELQSLFSVFPAAPWGPELPRTVRTEAGRLPLHGYLCQWTLVTYLDVRSCLGHLGYLGYPTLCEQDSQAHAITVTREKRLDQEKGQTQRSVLLCKVVGARGVGKSAFLQAFLGRGLGHQDTREQPPGYAIDTVQVNGQEKYLILCEVGTDGLLATSLDAACDVACLMFDGSDPKSFAHCASVYKCHYMDGQTPCLFVSSKADLPQGVAVSGPSPAEFCHKHRLPAPVPFSCAGPAEPSTTIFTQLATMAAFPHLVHAELHPSSFWLRGLLGVVGAAVAAVLSFSLYRVLVKSQ